The following proteins come from a genomic window of Iamia sp. SCSIO 61187:
- a CDS encoding ABC transporter permease codes for MLIYVLRRILISIPVVLIASFLLFWFVRETFDPTARLRNVRDPAVIARETERLGLNDPVPVQYTKWLGDFVQGDWGESARTRQPVTGMVRPALWNTIQLIFFGVIVSATLAVAIGVFGALKQYSLPDYVLTGFSYLAIAMPPFWFGLLAINVFAFRIPEWAIKNDISFLGLDKRQVDFVNLHRARAKETLSGAEYAEDYIRHLILPVMTLSVQIVGAWSRYQRSAMLDVMSADYIRTARAKGVPRRKVVFKHGVRNALIPLVTVMAIDIGLLFGGLLVTETIFSIPGMGRMFVQALLQGDIAVLEAWMVVVAIFVIAFNLLADILYSILDPRIRLS; via the coding sequence ATGCTGATCTACGTCCTGCGGCGGATCCTGATCTCGATCCCCGTCGTCCTCATCGCCTCGTTCCTGCTGTTCTGGTTCGTCCGCGAGACGTTCGACCCCACCGCCCGGCTGCGGAACGTCCGTGACCCTGCGGTGATCGCCCGGGAGACCGAGCGCCTGGGCCTCAACGACCCGGTCCCGGTGCAGTACACCAAGTGGCTCGGCGACTTCGTCCAGGGCGACTGGGGCGAGAGCGCCCGCACCCGACAGCCGGTGACCGGCATGGTCCGCCCGGCGCTGTGGAACACGATCCAGCTGATCTTCTTCGGGGTGATCGTCTCGGCGACGCTGGCGGTGGCCATCGGGGTGTTCGGGGCGCTGAAGCAGTACTCCTTACCGGACTACGTGCTCACCGGGTTCAGCTACCTGGCGATCGCCATGCCACCGTTCTGGTTCGGGTTGCTGGCGATCAACGTGTTCGCCTTCCGGATACCGGAGTGGGCGATCAAGAACGACATCTCGTTCCTGGGCCTCGACAAGCGCCAGGTCGACTTCGTCAACCTCCACCGGGCGCGAGCCAAGGAGACCCTCAGCGGGGCCGAGTACGCCGAGGACTACATCCGCCACCTCATCCTCCCGGTGATGACGCTGAGCGTCCAGATCGTCGGGGCGTGGAGCCGCTACCAGCGCTCGGCCATGCTCGACGTGATGAGCGCCGACTACATCCGCACGGCCCGGGCCAAGGGCGTCCCCCGCCGCAAGGTGGTCTTCAAGCACGGGGTGCGCAACGCACTCATCCCGCTGGTCACGGTGATGGCCATCGACATCGGCCTGCTCTTCGGCGGGCTGCTCGTCACCGAGACGATCTTCTCCATCCCGGGCATGGGCCGGATGTTCGTCCAGGCCCTCCTCCAGGGCGACATCGCCGTGCTGGAGGCGTGGATGGTCGTCGTGGCCATCT
- a CDS encoding ABC transporter substrate-binding protein, whose protein sequence is MVRSRRLLSFLALILGFALLAASCGGSDDEGGDDTAGGDGGGDETETTVNPDDIPEGGNLVLGAEQEPDCVDWISSCAGASWGFWTMNVNTMPRTFDVVQDGDEWVYEPSILLDGEPELEEEPQQVVTYTISEDAVWSDGEPITSTDFKYTWDQIANGEDIYDTTGYANIESVDDSDPKVAVVTFSEPFSDWKGLFGGGYGIYPSHILEGEDRNAMMANGYDFSGGPWMIEEWAKGSEVVLVPNENYWGPQPKLESVTFRFVTDTAAEFQAYQAGEVSAIYPQPQLDVIESINAGVEGNSSFSDQTGNMEALWMNNSEFPFDSVAVRQAFAYSLDRDAIVEALFGGIGLTEALNTLEAPILSAFTDTEAFADYTLDLEQVDSLMTGDGWEKNADGFWEKDGQQADIEFITTSGNARRERTQEIVIEQAGEAGFNVTVANQEAGTFFGETLPNGDYQMGLYAQVATSLRPAACTLFCSDNIPSEENDFSGQNWQRVNIPEADPLMASLDTSTDPDEIQQNGAEAAALLAENVVSLPLDPLPNILLWSDDILGNVADNPILGPFSNMHEWGLAA, encoded by the coding sequence ATGGTTCGCAGCCGACGGTTGCTCTCTTTCCTGGCCCTGATCCTGGGCTTCGCCCTCCTCGCCGCCTCGTGCGGCGGGAGCGACGACGAGGGGGGTGACGACACCGCCGGCGGCGACGGTGGGGGTGATGAGACCGAGACCACGGTCAACCCCGACGACATCCCCGAGGGCGGCAACCTGGTCCTCGGTGCCGAGCAGGAGCCGGACTGCGTCGACTGGATCTCCAGCTGCGCCGGCGCCAGCTGGGGCTTCTGGACCATGAACGTCAACACCATGCCCCGCACCTTCGACGTGGTGCAGGACGGCGACGAGTGGGTCTACGAGCCGAGCATCCTGCTCGACGGTGAGCCCGAGCTCGAGGAGGAGCCCCAGCAGGTCGTGACCTACACGATCAGCGAGGACGCGGTCTGGAGCGACGGCGAGCCGATCACGTCCACGGACTTCAAGTACACGTGGGACCAGATCGCCAACGGCGAGGACATCTACGACACCACCGGCTACGCCAACATCGAGTCGGTCGACGACAGCGACCCCAAGGTCGCGGTGGTGACCTTCTCTGAGCCCTTCTCCGACTGGAAGGGCCTCTTCGGCGGTGGCTACGGCATCTACCCGTCGCACATCCTCGAGGGCGAGGACCGCAACGCCATGATGGCCAACGGCTACGACTTCTCCGGTGGCCCCTGGATGATCGAGGAGTGGGCCAAGGGCTCCGAGGTCGTGCTCGTCCCCAACGAGAACTACTGGGGCCCCCAGCCGAAGCTGGAGTCGGTCACCTTCCGGTTCGTCACCGACACCGCCGCCGAGTTCCAGGCCTACCAGGCCGGTGAGGTCTCGGCGATCTACCCGCAGCCGCAGCTCGACGTGATCGAGAGCATCAACGCCGGCGTCGAGGGCAACAGCAGCTTCTCCGACCAGACGGGCAACATGGAGGCGTTGTGGATGAACAACTCCGAGTTCCCCTTCGACTCGGTCGCCGTGCGCCAGGCCTTCGCCTACAGCCTCGACCGTGACGCCATCGTCGAGGCCCTCTTCGGGGGCATCGGCCTGACCGAGGCCCTGAACACGCTCGAGGCCCCGATCCTGTCGGCCTTCACCGACACCGAGGCCTTCGCCGACTACACCCTCGACCTCGAGCAGGTCGACTCGCTCATGACCGGCGACGGGTGGGAGAAGAACGCCGACGGGTTCTGGGAGAAGGACGGCCAGCAGGCCGACATCGAGTTCATCACGACCTCGGGCAACGCCCGCCGTGAGCGCACCCAGGAGATCGTGATCGAGCAGGCCGGCGAGGCCGGCTTCAACGTCACCGTCGCCAACCAGGAGGCGGGCACCTTCTTCGGTGAGACCCTCCCCAACGGCGATTACCAGATGGGGCTCTACGCCCAGGTGGCCACCAGCCTGCGCCCGGCGGCGTGCACGCTGTTCTGCTCGGACAACATCCCCAGCGAGGAGAACGACTTCAGCGGTCAGAACTGGCAGCGGGTCAACATCCCCGAGGCCGATCCGCTGATGGCGTCGCTCGACACCTCGACCGACCCCGACGAGATCCAGCAGAACGGCGCCGAGGCCGCCGCCCTGCTGGCCGAGAACGTCGTGTCGCTGCCGCTCGACCCGCTGCCCAACATCCTCCTGTGGAGCGATGACATCCTGGGCAACGTGGCCGACAACCCGATCCTCGGGCCGTTCAGCAACATGCACGAGTGGGGCCTGGCCGCCTAG
- the tpiA gene encoding triose-phosphate isomerase — MATRTPLISGNWKMHHNHFEALATVQKLNYLLGEEEDLQVEVSVHAPFTDLRTLQTAIEQDKMPIVLGAQHCHWEEKGAFTGEVSPAMLAKLNVRYVIVGHSERRELFGESDEWVNKKVLAILAHGMVPIMCCGETLDERDAGQTDAKVAGQVRAGLEGVSPAQVGGLVIAYEPIWAIGTGRTASAEDAQATCAVVRRTVAEVAGEDAAASVRIQYGGSVKPANAAELMAQPDIDGALVGGASLDAADFAGIVRH, encoded by the coding sequence ATGGCCACGCGCACGCCGCTGATCAGCGGCAACTGGAAGATGCACCACAACCACTTCGAGGCCCTGGCCACGGTGCAGAAGCTCAACTACCTGCTCGGCGAGGAGGAGGACCTGCAGGTCGAGGTGTCGGTCCACGCCCCGTTCACCGACCTGCGCACCCTCCAGACCGCCATCGAGCAGGACAAGATGCCCATCGTCCTCGGCGCCCAGCACTGCCACTGGGAGGAGAAGGGCGCCTTCACCGGCGAGGTCTCGCCGGCGATGCTGGCCAAGCTGAACGTCCGCTACGTCATCGTGGGCCACTCCGAGCGGCGCGAGCTCTTCGGCGAGTCTGACGAGTGGGTGAACAAGAAGGTCCTGGCGATCCTCGCCCACGGGATGGTCCCGATCATGTGCTGCGGCGAGACGCTCGACGAGCGCGACGCGGGCCAGACCGACGCCAAGGTGGCCGGCCAGGTCCGGGCCGGGCTCGAGGGCGTCAGCCCGGCCCAGGTCGGCGGGCTCGTGATCGCCTACGAGCCGATCTGGGCCATCGGCACGGGCCGCACCGCCAGCGCCGAGGACGCCCAGGCCACGTGCGCCGTCGTCCGTCGCACCGTGGCCGAGGTGGCCGGCGAGGACGCCGCCGCGTCGGTCCGCATCCAGTACGGCGGCTCGGTCAAGCCGGCCAACGCCGCCGAGCTCATGGCCCAGCCCGACATCGACGGGGCCCTGGTGGGTGGGGCGTCGCTCGATGCCGCCGACTTCGCCGGCATCGTCCGCCACTGA
- the pgk gene encoding phosphoglycerate kinase, with protein MTTADPAAVPRLEDLEAALGGLDGKRILVRADLNVPLRDGQITDDLRIRAALPTLRWLTERGAHVTACSHLGRPKGAPTPESDIEPVRARLGELIGGVEVLDNLRWDAGETANDPAFVERLVAGQDGYVNDAFGASHRSHASIVGPPQHLPSAAGRLLAEEVDVLLGCRTNPRRPFVGILGGAKVSDKLGVIGALLDVCDSLIIGGGMCFTFLAAQGHQVGSSLLEEDQVDRCRELLDSGAPLHLPSDITALGPGGKIGDPAAGGDVRQMGRDLPDGWMGLDIGPGTAAEFSDVILDARQVLWNGPMGVFEDPRFAAGTRTVAEAVAECRGFTVVGGGDSAAAVAQFDLADRIDHISTGGGASLELLEQGDLPGLEALRAGRS; from the coding sequence GTGACCACCGCCGACCCGGCCGCGGTCCCGCGGCTGGAGGACCTCGAGGCCGCCCTCGGCGGGCTCGACGGGAAGAGGATCCTGGTCCGGGCGGACCTGAACGTCCCCCTCCGGGACGGCCAGATCACCGACGACCTCCGCATCCGGGCCGCCCTGCCGACCCTGCGGTGGCTGACCGAGCGGGGCGCGCACGTCACCGCCTGCTCCCACCTGGGCCGACCCAAGGGCGCACCGACCCCGGAGTCCGACATCGAGCCGGTGCGAGCGCGCCTGGGCGAGCTGATCGGCGGTGTCGAGGTCCTCGACAACCTGCGGTGGGACGCCGGCGAGACGGCGAACGACCCCGCCTTCGTCGAGCGCCTCGTCGCCGGCCAGGACGGCTACGTCAACGACGCCTTCGGGGCGTCGCACCGGTCCCACGCCTCGATCGTGGGCCCGCCCCAGCACCTGCCCAGCGCCGCCGGCCGGCTGCTCGCCGAGGAGGTCGACGTCCTGCTGGGCTGTCGCACCAACCCCCGGCGGCCGTTCGTCGGCATCCTGGGCGGGGCCAAGGTCAGCGACAAGCTCGGCGTCATCGGGGCCCTGCTCGACGTGTGCGACAGCCTGATCATCGGCGGGGGGATGTGCTTCACCTTCCTGGCCGCCCAGGGCCACCAGGTCGGATCCTCCCTGCTGGAGGAGGACCAGGTCGACCGGTGCCGGGAGCTGCTCGACTCGGGCGCCCCGCTGCACCTCCCGTCGGACATCACCGCCCTGGGCCCGGGCGGGAAGATCGGCGACCCGGCGGCCGGCGGGGACGTCCGCCAGATGGGTCGCGACCTCCCCGACGGCTGGATGGGCCTCGACATCGGACCCGGGACCGCCGCCGAGTTCTCCGACGTGATCCTCGACGCCCGCCAGGTCCTCTGGAACGGGCCCATGGGCGTGTTCGAGGACCCCCGCTTCGCCGCCGGGACCCGCACCGTCGCCGAGGCCGTGGCCGAGTGCCGGGGCTTCACCGTGGTGGGCGGGGGCGACAGCGCCGCCGCCGTGGCCCAGTTCGACCTGGCCGACCGCATCGACCACATCTCCACCGGCGGCGGCGCCAGCCTCGAGCTGCTCGAGCAGGGTGACCTGCCCGGCCTCGAGGCCCTGCGCGCCGGGCGTTCCTGA
- the gap gene encoding type I glyceraldehyde-3-phosphate dehydrogenase, giving the protein MSIRVGINGFGRIGRNIFRAVKASGADIDFVAANDLGSVDTMAHLLKYDTIGGQFPGDVKVVDDGIEVDGDTVKILAERDPAKLPWGDLGVDVVIESTGFFTSRDAAAAHVEAGAPRVIVSAPATNADATFVVGVNDDTFDPEKHIVVSNASCTTNCFVPMVKVLDDAFGVEKGLMNTIHAYTGDQQLVDGPHKDLRRARAAAVNIVPTSTGAARATGLVLQAMQGKLDGTSLRVPVPTGSITDFTGLIKTEATVDEVNDAFKAAAESGPLSKVLKYSDEPLVSSDIVQTPYSVTFDSGLTMSQGNLVKVLGWYDNEWGYSNRIVDLALIVGAANK; this is encoded by the coding sequence ATGAGCATCCGTGTCGGCATCAACGGCTTCGGTCGCATCGGCCGCAACATCTTCCGGGCGGTGAAGGCATCCGGCGCCGACATCGACTTCGTGGCCGCCAACGACCTCGGTTCGGTCGACACCATGGCCCACCTCCTGAAGTACGACACGATCGGCGGCCAGTTCCCCGGGGACGTGAAGGTCGTCGACGACGGCATCGAGGTCGACGGTGACACGGTCAAGATCCTCGCCGAGCGCGACCCGGCCAAGCTGCCCTGGGGCGACCTCGGCGTCGACGTGGTCATCGAGTCCACCGGGTTCTTCACCTCCCGCGACGCTGCCGCCGCCCACGTCGAGGCCGGTGCGCCCCGCGTGATCGTCTCGGCCCCGGCCACCAACGCCGACGCCACCTTCGTAGTCGGCGTCAACGACGACACCTTCGACCCCGAGAAGCACATCGTGGTGTCGAACGCGTCCTGCACCACGAACTGCTTCGTCCCCATGGTCAAGGTCCTCGACGACGCCTTCGGCGTCGAGAAGGGCCTGATGAACACCATCCACGCCTACACCGGCGACCAGCAGCTGGTGGACGGGCCGCACAAGGACCTGCGCCGAGCCCGCGCCGCGGCGGTGAACATCGTCCCGACCTCCACCGGGGCCGCCCGGGCCACCGGGCTGGTGCTCCAGGCCATGCAGGGCAAGCTCGACGGCACCTCGCTGCGGGTCCCCGTGCCGACCGGCTCGATCACCGACTTCACCGGCCTGATCAAGACCGAGGCCACCGTCGACGAGGTCAACGACGCCTTCAAGGCCGCGGCCGAGAGCGGGCCGCTCTCCAAGGTCCTCAAGTACTCCGACGAGCCGCTGGTCAGCTCGGACATCGTCCAGACCCCCTACTCGGTCACCTTCGACTCGGGGCTCACCATGAGCCAGGGCAACCTGGTCAAGGTGCTGGGCTGGTACGACAACGAGTGGGGCTACTCGAACCGCATCGTCGACCTCGCCCTCATCGTCGGCGCCGCCAACAAGTGA
- the yvcK gene encoding uridine diphosphate-N-acetylglucosamine-binding protein YvcK yields the protein MRPAIACVGGGHGLAATLAAARTFAGALTAIVSVADDGGSSGRLRDDLGILPPGDLRRCLSALAAPASPLGGALEHRFADGELKEHALGNLLLAGLIDHGLPVEDALAEVGRLVGAVGTVLPAASEPVTLVGMRRGVAPVEGQVQVQEACGVGRVAIRPADPATPAAVGRALAEADLVTLGPGSLFTSVLAAAIVPGVARALTATAATRVLVLNLGPQVGETEDLSPDEHLGVARAHGLPFDVVLADPRFAPTPAPDVVVRPVGADHAAVHDPERLAAALADLVGRR from the coding sequence GTGAGGCCGGCCATCGCGTGCGTCGGCGGGGGCCACGGCCTGGCGGCGACGCTGGCGGCGGCCCGCACCTTCGCCGGCGCCCTCACCGCCATCGTGTCGGTCGCTGACGACGGCGGGTCCAGCGGCCGGCTGCGCGACGACCTGGGGATCCTCCCGCCCGGCGACCTGCGCCGGTGCCTCAGCGCCCTCGCCGCCCCGGCGTCGCCCCTCGGCGGTGCCCTCGAGCACCGCTTCGCCGACGGCGAGCTCAAGGAGCACGCCCTGGGCAACCTCCTGCTCGCCGGGCTCATCGACCACGGCCTCCCCGTCGAGGACGCCCTCGCCGAGGTCGGGCGGCTCGTCGGCGCCGTGGGCACCGTGCTCCCCGCCGCCAGCGAGCCGGTGACGCTCGTGGGGATGCGGCGGGGGGTGGCGCCGGTGGAGGGCCAGGTCCAGGTGCAGGAGGCGTGCGGGGTCGGGCGGGTGGCGATCCGGCCGGCAGACCCGGCGACGCCCGCCGCCGTCGGCCGGGCCCTGGCCGAGGCCGACCTGGTCACTCTGGGCCCGGGCTCGCTCTTCACCAGCGTCCTCGCCGCGGCCATCGTCCCCGGGGTGGCCCGGGCCCTCACCGCCACCGCCGCCACCCGGGTCCTGGTGCTGAACCTGGGCCCGCAGGTGGGGGAGACCGAGGACCTCTCGCCCGACGAGCACCTGGGCGTGGCCCGGGCCCACGGCCTGCCCTTCGACGTCGTGCTGGCCGACCCCCGGTTCGCCCCGACCCCGGCGCCCGACGTCGTGGTCCGCCCGGTCGGCGCGGACCACGCCGCCGTGCACGACCCGGAGCGTCTGGCCGCGGCACTCGCCGACCTGGTCGGCCGCCGCTGA
- the rapZ gene encoding RNase adapter RapZ, whose product MTDFVVITGMSGAGRSTVAGVLEDRGWFVIDNLPTSLVGKVVELAAAPGSTHDQVALAVGPGAMFEDPDALLAPLRVGSGTVRVLFLDASTEALVRRYEMTKRRHPMGGTSLAESIERERRLADRLRDKADIVIDTSDLSVHDVRARIEELIETSLPGGMSVSLMSFGYKHGLPTDADLVFDCRFLPNPHWVEGLRGGTGREPDVRDYALDHPAAVPFLDQVEGLLALLVPEYETEGKAYLTIAFGCTGGHHRSVAVVEEMAGRLRSHGLDPTISHRDITK is encoded by the coding sequence GTGACCGACTTCGTCGTCATCACCGGCATGTCCGGCGCCGGCCGCTCCACCGTGGCCGGCGTGCTCGAGGACCGCGGGTGGTTCGTCATCGACAACCTGCCCACCTCGCTGGTGGGGAAGGTCGTCGAGCTGGCCGCCGCCCCCGGCTCGACCCACGACCAGGTGGCCCTGGCCGTCGGCCCCGGGGCCATGTTCGAGGACCCCGACGCCCTCCTCGCCCCGCTCCGGGTCGGGTCGGGCACGGTGCGGGTGCTGTTCCTCGACGCCTCGACCGAGGCCCTGGTCCGCCGGTACGAGATGACCAAGCGACGCCACCCGATGGGCGGGACGTCGCTGGCCGAGTCGATCGAGCGGGAGCGGCGCCTCGCCGACCGCCTGCGCGACAAGGCCGACATCGTGATCGACACCTCGGACCTCTCGGTCCACGACGTCCGGGCCCGGATCGAGGAGCTGATCGAGACCAGCCTCCCGGGGGGCATGTCCGTCTCGCTCATGTCCTTCGGGTACAAGCACGGCCTGCCGACCGACGCCGACCTGGTGTTCGACTGCCGGTTCCTCCCCAACCCGCACTGGGTCGAGGGCCTGCGGGGCGGCACCGGGCGCGAGCCCGACGTGCGGGACTACGCCCTCGACCACCCCGCCGCCGTGCCCTTCCTCGACCAGGTCGAGGGGCTGCTCGCCCTGCTCGTCCCCGAGTACGAGACCGAGGGCAAGGCGTACCTCACCATCGCCTTCGGCTGCACCGGCGGCCACCACCGCTCCGTGGCCGTCGTCGAGGAGATGGCCGGGCGCCTGCGGTCCCACGGCCTCGACCCCACCATCTCCCACCGGGACATCACCAAGTGA
- a CDS encoding bifunctional 2-polyprenyl-6-hydroxyphenol methylase/3-demethylubiquinol 3-O-methyltransferase UbiG, with protein sequence MTRELPEMPAGLWEEQAAWWQDGFTEGADEEYVEQIMPLAARWLDGADRVLDVGTGEGQVARQCVDRGATTVVGIDPTRAQIVEAAARAGGPAYALGGAHALPFADAAFDAVVACLVFEHVVAVDEALGEVARVLRPGGRFAFFLNHPLLQTPNSGWIDDHVLDPPEQYWRIGPYLHEDLTLEEVEPGIRIPFVHRPLGRYVNAMAANDLLLRHMEEPAPPPGFLARSPEYPQGADYPRLLVLVAEKVPGLRPLP encoded by the coding sequence GTGACACGTGAGCTGCCGGAGATGCCTGCCGGGTTGTGGGAGGAGCAGGCGGCCTGGTGGCAGGACGGGTTCACCGAGGGGGCCGACGAGGAGTACGTCGAGCAGATCATGCCCCTGGCGGCCCGGTGGCTCGACGGGGCCGACCGGGTGCTCGACGTGGGGACCGGCGAGGGCCAGGTCGCCCGCCAGTGCGTCGACCGGGGGGCGACCACCGTCGTCGGCATCGACCCCACCCGGGCCCAGATCGTCGAGGCCGCGGCCCGGGCCGGCGGCCCCGCCTACGCCCTCGGCGGCGCCCACGCCCTGCCCTTCGCCGACGCCGCCTTCGACGCCGTGGTCGCCTGCCTCGTGTTCGAGCACGTGGTGGCCGTCGACGAGGCCCTCGGCGAGGTGGCCCGGGTCCTGCGCCCCGGGGGCCGCTTCGCCTTCTTCCTGAACCACCCGCTCCTCCAGACCCCCAACAGCGGCTGGATCGACGACCACGTGCTCGACCCGCCCGAGCAGTACTGGCGCATCGGCCCCTACCTCCACGAGGACCTGACGCTGGAGGAGGTCGAGCCCGGCATCCGCATCCCCTTCGTGCACCGGCCCCTCGGCCGCTACGTCAACGCCATGGCCGCGAACGACCTGCTGCTCCGGCACATGGAGGAGCCCGCCCCGCCGCCGGGGTTCCTGGCCCGCTCGCCGGAGTACCCGCAGGGCGCCGACTACCCCCGCCTCCTGGTCCTGGTGGCCGAGAAGGTGCCCGGCCTGCGCCCCCTCCCGTGA